A region from the Sander vitreus isolate 19-12246 chromosome 1, sanVit1, whole genome shotgun sequence genome encodes:
- the LOC144536292 gene encoding SHC-transforming protein 1-like has protein sequence MREQTLPRFKSQKGLLPGMLKRTKYSRLRNDSLTSLEDLPQRMLPPREDLCLDSDFAQLDPGTPTHHWPSTLRDFIPRVANIRLQSPISLRGMRGQTDSEDRTIDGHTDRPLSRAEWGSGPNQRFCSQPSLNVPLSTNNLALRCTKRPITLHRMAGCPCSQHRDGLCCLKTSSAVDDCTVEETADRMVHHHIKYMGSVEVTQSMRTLDFDTRMKVTREAISRLCERTSAKRAVKTGRPVCKGLSALLGQINLQFSGSRSILTVSTDSLTLIAASSLQKIAHHPMQAISFASGGDPDMADYIAYVAKDLVNQRACHILECPRGCAGEVINSIGQAFETRFRQLLSHTPSLLSNNPRSAAVRICHKWSPEETITDQRLEQEGEARKHCDYYNVIPGKTPPAGGIEDLRITREDKQDADIQGVRLSQPVSLCENCSITEETPAPPADSVVSAVSTPLSDTQIHLIQEEGWFHGRLGREQAESLLTCSGDFLVRESSSASRQYVLSGMEGATVRHLLLVDPHGQVRTRDQVFLSVGHLVRFHMENQMPIVTGSSELCLKQPILQRH, from the exons ATGAGAGAGCAAACCTTACCCAGGTTCAAATCACAGAAAGGACTCTTACCAG GCATGCTGAAGCGCACCAAATACAGTCGTCTGCGCAATGATTCGCTGACATCTCTGGAGGATCTGCCCCAAAGAATGCTGCCCCCTAGAGAGGACCTTTGCTTAGACTCTGATTTTGCCCAGTTGGATCCCGGGACGCCTACACATCACTGGCCGTCCACCCTGAGGGACTTCATCCCCCGTGTGGCCAACATCCGATTGCAAAGTCCTATTTCCCTGCGGGGCATGAGGGGACAGACGGACTCAGAGGACAGAACCATTGATGGACATACTGACAGACCCTTGTCCAGAGCAGAGTGGGGCTCAGGGCCTAACCAGAGATTTTGTAGCCAACCTTCCCTCAACGTACCCCTATCCACTAATAACTTGGCTCTGCGCTGCACAAAAAGACCCATAACCCTGCATCGGATGGCCGGCTGTCCTTGCTCACAACACAGAGACGGTCTCTGTTGTTTGAAGACCTCCTCGGCGGTAGATGACTGTACAGTGGAGGAGACAGCAGACAGAATGGTTCACCATCACATCAAG tACATGGGTAGTGTGGAGGTGACCCAGTCCATGAGAACCCTCGACTTTGATACGAGAATGAAAGTCACACG TGAGGCAATCAGCAGACTGTGTGAGAGGACATCAGCCAAGAGAGCAGTGAAAACTGGGagg CCTGTATGCAAGGGACTGTCTGCTCTTCTGGGTCAAATCAACCTACAGTTTTCTGGGAGCAGGAGCATCCTCACTGTCTCCACAGACAGCTTGACTCTGATTGCTGCCTCCTCCTTACAG AAAATTGCCCACCACCCCATGCAGGCCATTTCATTTGCCTCAGGAGGAGATCCA GACATGGCAGATTACATCGCTTATGTTGCCAAGGACCTCGTCAATCAGAGAG catGTCACATCCTGGAGTGTCCCCGGGGTTGTGCCGGTGAGGTTATCAACAGCATCGGTCAGGCTTTTGAGACTCGTTTCCGCCAACTTCTCAGCCACACACCATCGCTCCTCTCCAACAATCCCAG GTCAGCAGCAGTGAGAATCTGTCACAAATGGAGCCCAGAGGAGACAATAACAGACCAAAGGTTAGAGCAGGAAGGAGAAGCCAGGAAGCACTGTGACTACTACAATGTGATCCCGGGAAAGACGCCGCCCGCTGGTGGAATAGAGGACCTGCGGATTACAAGAGAGGACAAACAGGATGCTGACATACAAGGG GTTCGTTTATCTCAGCCTGTTTCACTGTGTGAGAACTGCTCCATCACAGAAGAAACTCCAGCTCCACCTGCAG ACTCGGTGGTATCGGCGGTCAGTACCCCACTCTCTGACACACAGATCCACCTGATCCAGGAGGAAGGCTGGTTCCATGGCAG GTTAGGAAGAGAGCAGGCGGAGTCACTTCTCACCTGTAGTGGGGATTTCCTGGTCAGAGAGAGCAGCTCTGCCTCTCGTCAGTATGTACTCAGCGGGATGGAGGGAGCCACCGTGCGGCACTTACTGCTGGTGGATCCACATGGGCAG GTGCGGACTCGTGATCAGGTGTTTTTGAGTGTGGGTCACCTGGTGCGTTTCCACATGGAGAACCAGATGCCCATCGTCACTGGAAGCAGTGAGCTGTGTCTGAAACAGCCAATCCTACAaagacactaa